One stretch of Acanthochromis polyacanthus isolate Apoly-LR-REF ecotype Palm Island chromosome 16, KAUST_Apoly_ChrSc, whole genome shotgun sequence DNA includes these proteins:
- the cd164 gene encoding sialomucin core protein 24 isoform X2 produces the protein MSLKVAFFAVALALIGAAAADECSTKPCASCEAFTDCQYVNCTTSFIGCRNMTLLGANETCHNISCLDNATSTVGPTSSTNASTTTTTTTNTTTTTTATVANVTSTTPVTPHKKSTFDAASFIGGIVLVLGLQAVIFFLYKFCKSKDRNYHTL, from the exons ATGTCGCTGAAAGTGGCGTTTTTCGCGGTGGCTCTGGCTCTGATTGGCGCAGCAGCCGCAG ATGAATGTTCAACCAAGCCATGTGCATCATGTGAAGCGTTTACTGACTGCCAGTATGTTAACTGCACGACAT CATTTATTGGTTGTCGCAATATGACTCTTCTTGGCGCCAATGAAACCTGCCACAACATCAGCTGCTTGG ACAATGCGACTTCTACCGTTGGACCAACTTCCAGTACCAACGCCAGcacaaccaccaccaccaccaccaacaccaccaccaccactactgCAA CTGTGGCCAACGTGACGAGCACCACACCAGTCACCCCTCACAAGAAGTCGACCTTTGACGCCGCCAGCTTCATCGGTGGAATCGTGCTGGTCCTGGGCTTGCAGGCAGTGATCTTCTTCCTCTACAAATTCTGCAAGTCCAAGGACCGCAATTACCACACCCTTTGA
- the LOC110964204 gene encoding flap endonuclease GEN homolog 1, protein MGVHDLWSIVEPVRESVPLYSLSGKTLAVDLSLWVCEAQHVQAMMGRVMKPHLRNLFFRVSSLTLMGAKLVFVVEGEAPKLKAETMSKRTETRYGGFKNASAPKSKPTNTSRGRFKAVLRECAEMLDYLGVPWVTAAGEAEAMCAYLDSQGVVDGCITNDGDAFLYGARTVYRNFNMNSKDPQVDCYQTSRVQTELHLSRENLVGLGILLGCDYIPKGIPGVGREQALKLIQTLRGQTLLQRFIQWREENLCVSDGVVKKVPHCNLCRHPGSAKAHERGGCSLCNSQRFCQPQDFDYQCPCDWHRWEQNRQALSFEANIRKKTLASQQFPFTEIISEFLVSKDKPVSHFKRRQPNMLLMQKFAYDKMEWPKHYTSEKVLVLMTYAALMNRKYGRDMTAQIKPIRILKPRVRNAVACFEVIWSSPEHYVFPEDRPAEDQHEVRTVEEESLFRVAYPEVVESYLRNKALAEENKTKKRKPKSKRRSHQKFPMVFQISWLR, encoded by the exons ATGGGGGTTCACGACTTGTGGTCCATCGTCGAGCCGGTTCGTGAGTCGGTGCCACTGTACAGTTTGAGCGGAAAGACGCTGGCAGTTGACTTGAGTTTGTGGGTTTGCGAGGCTCAACACGTCCAAGCGATGATGGGGAGAGTTATGAAGCCGCATCTGAG GAATCTGTTTTTCCGGGTGTCGTCCCTCACACTGATGGGGGCGAAGCTCGTCTTTGTCGTGGAAGGAGAAGCTCCCAAACTTAAAGCAGAAACCATGAGcaagaggacagaaaccagataCGGAGGATTCAAAAACGCTTCTGCTCCGAAGTCGAAGCCAACAAACACCAGCAGAGGGCGCTTTAAAGCTGTTCTTCGAGAG TGTGCAGAGATGTTAGACTACCTGGGTGTACCGTGGGTGACAGCTGCTGGGGAGGCCGAGGCCATGTGTGCGTACCTGGATTCACAGGGTGTGGTGGACGGCTGCATCACCAATGATGGAGACGCCTTCTTGTACGGGGCCAGGACCGTGTACAGGAACTTCAATATGAACAGCAAA GACCCTCAGGTCGACTGTTACCAGACTTCTCGAGTGCAAACAGAGTTACATCTGTCCAGAGAGAACCTTGTTGGTCTGGGCATTCTCCTTGGCTGTGATTATATTCCTAAG GGCATACCAGGTGTTGGCAGAGAGCAGGCCCTGAAGCTCATCCAGACACTGAGAGGACAAACACTTCTGCAGAG GTTCATCCAGTGGAGGGAGGAAAATCTATGCGTGTCTGATGGAGTTGTGAAGAAGGTTCCTCACTGCAACTTATGTCGTCATCCTG GCTCAGCGAAGGCACATGAGCGTGGCGGCTGTTCTCTTTGCAACAGCCAGCGATTCTGTCAGCCTCAGGACTTTGACTACCAGTGTCCCTGTGACTGGCACCGCTGGGAGCAGAACCGCCAGGCCTTGTCTTTTGAGGCAAACATCAGAAA GAAAACTCTGGCAAGTCAACAGTTCCCTTTTACAGAG ATCATTAGTGAGTTCCTGGTTTCCAAGGATAAGCCTGTGTCACACTTCAAGAGGAGACAGCCAAACATGCTGTTGATGCAG AAATTTGCCTATGACAAGATGGAGTGGCCAAAGCATTACACCAGCGAAAAGGTTTTAGTCTTGATGACCTACGCAGCGTTGATGAACAGAAAATATGGAAGAGATATGACCGCACAAATCAAGCCTATTCG AATTTTAAAACCAAGGGTGAGGAATGCCGTTGCTTGCTTTGAAGTCATCTGGAGCTCGCCAG AGCATTATGTGTTTCCTGAGGATCGACCTGCAGAGGATCAACATGAGGTGAGGACAGTGGAGGAAGAATCTCTGTTTCGTGTGGCCTACCCAGAGGTGGTGGAGAGCTACCTGAGAAACAAAGCTCTGGCTGAGGAGAACAAAACCAAGA AGAGGAAACCAAAAAGTAAAAGGAGAAGCCATCAGAAGTTTCCGATGGTATTTCAGATCTCTTGGCTCAGATGA
- the cd164 gene encoding sialomucin core protein 24 isoform X1, whose translation MSLKVAFFAVALALIGAAAADECSTKPCASCEAFTDCQYVNCTTSFIGCRNMTLLGANETCHNISCLVDQPTTVQAEGSPPTPTAHPSSTHTPPTTAPHTSVVVPTSNSSTTDNATSTVGPTSSTNASTTTTTTTNTTTTTTATVANVTSTTPVTPHKKSTFDAASFIGGIVLVLGLQAVIFFLYKFCKSKDRNYHTL comes from the exons ATGTCGCTGAAAGTGGCGTTTTTCGCGGTGGCTCTGGCTCTGATTGGCGCAGCAGCCGCAG ATGAATGTTCAACCAAGCCATGTGCATCATGTGAAGCGTTTACTGACTGCCAGTATGTTAACTGCACGACAT CATTTATTGGTTGTCGCAATATGACTCTTCTTGGCGCCAATGAAACCTGCCACAACATCAGCTGCTTGG TTGATCAACCCACAACAGTCCAGGCTGAAGGTTCCCCACCTACCCCGACTGCTCACCCTTCTTCGACTCATACCCCTCCCACTACAGCCCCCCATACCTCTGTTGTTGTCCCCACCTCTAACAGCAGCACCACAG ACAATGCGACTTCTACCGTTGGACCAACTTCCAGTACCAACGCCAGcacaaccaccaccaccaccaccaacaccaccaccaccactactgCAA CTGTGGCCAACGTGACGAGCACCACACCAGTCACCCCTCACAAGAAGTCGACCTTTGACGCCGCCAGCTTCATCGGTGGAATCGTGCTGGTCCTGGGCTTGCAGGCAGTGATCTTCTTCCTCTACAAATTCTGCAAGTCCAAGGACCGCAATTACCACACCCTTTGA
- the ppil6 gene encoding probable inactive peptidyl-prolyl cis-trans isomerase-like 6, giving the protein MNSKIHLEIVGLIKDSNFHVAKSIAKGLKQQFPEAFLEPKIQPLLEFDWHAYLCNKKRELRGEVWQYSSGLMCFLNGFLLGNENELASWAQKQWSFTFTRPQSFYMALTEDFYTKHFQKTGHQFVFMDIEIAGEEAGRLLFELFSDVCPKTSKNFEALCTGERGLSQGGFPLCYKGSLFHQVVPNGWVQGGDISPGSRGDGGESIYGPTFEDESFAVSHSKRGILGMASKGPHSNGSQFYITLQPTPWMDKTYVAFGQVVEGVDVLRRLEEAKTYNRRPKYECKVTACGVFKQ; this is encoded by the exons ATGAACTCCAAAATACACCTAGAAATTGTTGGCTTAATTAAAGACAGCAATTTCCATGTTGCCAAAAGTATTGCCAAG GGACTGAAACAGCAGTTTCCCGAGGCTTTTCTGGAACCCAAAATTCAACCACTTCTTGAATTCGACTGGCACGCATATCTGTGTAACAAGAAAAGG GAGCTGCGTGGTGAAGTGTGGCAGTACTCCAGCGGCCTGATGTGCTTTCTGAACGGCTTTCTCCTCGGCAACGAAAACGAACTTGCCAGCTGGGCTCAGAAGCAGTGGAGTTTCACTTTCACTCGACCGCAGTCTTTCTACATGGCTCTCACTGAGGACTTCTACACCAAACACTTCCAGAAAACTGGG catCAGTTTGTCTTTATGGACATTGAGATAGCAGGAGAGGAAGCAGGGAGGTTATTGTTCGAG CTGTTCTCAGATGTCTGTCCAAAGACTTCAAAGAACTTCGAGGCTTTGTGCACAGGGGAGCGAGGACTGTCGCAGGGCGGCTTCCCGCTCTGCTACAAGGGCTCTCTGTTTCATCAGGTTGTGCCCAACGGCTGGGTGCAAGGTGGAG atatttctcCAGGGAGCAGAGGTGATGGAGGCGAGTCAATCTATGGACCAACCTTTGAAG ATGAGAGTTTTGCTGTTTCCCACTCTAAGCGAGGTATTCTAGGAATGGCCAGTAAGGGTCCTCACAGCAATGGCTCACAGTTCTACATCACCCTGCAGCCAACGCCCTGGATGGACAAGACCTATGTAGCCTTTGG TCAAGTGGTTGAGGGTGTCGACGTCCTGAGAAGATTAGAAGAGGCCAAGACCTACAACAGAAGACCAAAGTATGAATGTAAAGTTACAGCCTGTGGAGTGTTTAAACAATAG